AAGTCAGGATTGTTATAGTGTTTTGAATTCAAAGCGGCTCCCATGAGTTTATAAAAGATGAATAACCTTACTGTAACGTTATCATATTGATAATTAGCATTTATTTCCTTATACACACTCTTACGTGCCCAGTTAAGGTAAACAGATAGTATGTAAAGCTGACTTGACATTAAAAAGTTTGGTATATTATCATGATACTGCAAGTTAATTAATATTAAATCTTACCTAATCATGAATCCAAATAACCAAAAAACAGGACATTATGTTTCTATTACCCTAATAATATTTATACTAATTATTATTGTTGGTTTTGCTGCTTCAAAGCCGGCGGCAACCACGGAATTGGTTCAACAAGATAATTTTGAAAAAGCTGCGACTCAAACTAATAAGGTGGAGAATAAACCAGCTACAGATTCTGAGGCGGGTGTGTATAAGGCATACTCAGCTTCAGCGGTGGCTAATAGTAATGCAGAAAACATCGTTCTGTTTTTTTATGCCACTTGGTGCCCAAGTTGTCGGGCTTTAGATGCTGAAATTAGTAGTCATTTAAGTAGCATTCCGGTTGGAACAGAAATCTATAAAGTAGATTACGATACAGCAACTGAGCTCAAGAAAA
Above is a genomic segment from Candidatus Nomurabacteria bacterium containing:
- a CDS encoding thioredoxin family protein; the encoded protein is MNPNNQKTGHYVSITLIIFILIIIVGFAASKPAATTELVQQDNFEKAATQTNKVENKPATDSEAGVYKAYSASAVANSNAENIVLFFYATWCPSCRALDAEISSHLSSIPVGTEIYKVDYDTATELKKRYGVTTQHTLVQIKNDGTMVNKWSGGDLKHLLTSLK